The Streptomyces cyanogenus DNA segment CGAGGCAGACGCCGCCTCCCACCGTGCGGTGCTGACCGCAGCCCTGGACAAGATCCACGCCGATCTCACCGACCGCCAGCCGGCAGGGACCCGCTCGGTGGTCCTCGCGCACGCCTTCGTCACCCCCGGCACCGGCCAGAGCGAGGAATCCCGGGTGGAGGAGTCGACCAGCGAACGCGACATCAGCGTCGGCGGTGTCGCCCACGTCGGCGCGGACGTCTTCGACGGCATCGACTACATCGCCCTCGGCCACCTCCACGGCCCCCAGAAGATCACCGACCGTGCCCACTACAGCGGCTCCCCCCTGCCCTACTCCTTCTCCGAGGCCGGCCACACCAAGTCCTTCACCCTGGTCGACCTCACCCCCGGCACGGCCCCCGCCGTCACCCGCCTGCCCTGCCCGACCCCCCACCGCCTGGAACGCATCCAAGGCCACCTCGAAGACCTCCTGAACGACCCCGCCCACGAACCCCTCAAGGACGCCTGGCTCGAGGTCACCCTCACCGACCCGGCCCTGCCCTTCGAAGCCATGGCCCGGCTGCGCCGCCGCTTCCCCCACACCCTTAGCCTTAAGCCCCCCCGGCGCGCCTTCATCCCCGCCCAGGCCACCGACACCCCCACCTACACTCAACGCCTCCAAGGCCGCAGCGAACTCGACATCGCCTGCGACTTCATCGCCGATCTGCGCGGCAGTGCACCCACGCCCGACGAACATGCCCTGCTCCAGCAGGCCGTCGACGCCGCCCGCGTGAACGAACTGCAGAAGGAAACCGTCTGATGCGCCTGCACCACCTCACCCTGCAGGCCTTCGGGCCCTTCGCCGGCACCCACACCGTCGACTTCGACGCCCTGTCCGCCGACGGCCTGTTCCTCCTGCACGGCGACACCGGCGCCGGGAAAAGCACCCTGTTCACCGCCATCTGCTTCGCCCTGTACGGCGAACCCCCGGTCGACCGCGACCTGATGCTGCGCAGCCACCACGCCCCAGCCGACCTGCTCACCCAGGTCACCCTCGACGTCACCATCTCCGGCCACCGGCTGCTCATCGACCGCATCCCCCAGCAGATGCGCCCCAAGAAGAACAGCACGGGCGAAACCCTGCAGAAGGCCGAGACCCGGCTCAGCCGGTGGACCACCGACTCTTCGGGGAAGGGCCACTGGGAGGCCTCCAGCAAGTCCCACCAGGAGACAGGCAAGGAGATCAAGGACCTGCTCGGCATGAGCCGGACCCAGTTCTGCCAAGTCGTTCTCCTGCCACAGAACGAGTTCACCAAGTTCCTCTACGCCGACGCAGGCAAGCGCCGCGAACTCCTCGGCAAGCTCTTCCACACCGACCGGTACGCCTTTATCGAACGCTGGCTGAGCGACCACAGCCGCACCACCCAGAAGAACCGCGACGCCGCCCGCGACGAGGTGCTGCACCTGGCCGCCCGCATCCACCAGGCCGCCGGCCCTGACCTGAAATCCCAGTACGACGCTCCCACCCCCGACGCCGCACACGATTTGACCGACCCTGCCCTGACCTGGGCCAACGACCTCATCCAGGCCAGCCAGGCCGACGCCCTCACCGCCCAGGCCAACGCCGAGAGCGCAAAGAAGAACCAGCTCGCCCAGCAGAAGCTGGAAGCCGCCGCCCGCGACCTGCACAGGCAGCAGACCACCTACGCCACCGCCCGTGAACAACTGGACCGGCTGGACAAGCAGACCCCGCACCAAGAAGCCCTCGGCCGGCGCCGGGAACAAGCTCGCCGGGCCCAGCAGCTGGCACCACTGCTGCACGCTCTCAGCACCGCCCGCGCCGATCACACCCGCGCCCAGAGCCGTGAAAGCGACGCCCGCACCCAGCTCCTCCCCGAGCATGCCGCACTGCAGGCCGCCGACCTCGCCACAGCCGGACAGCGCATCCGCGCCGACATCGCCGTGCTGAACACCCTCCTTCCTGAGGAAACCGGACTTCACCAGCTCACCGCCGAACTGAAGCGGATCGACGCCGAGCGGCAGGACTTCGCCCTCCAGCAGCGCACCGCACGCGACTGGCTCGAAGAGGAGACCGCCCAGCGAGCCGCCCTCGAGATCCGCCGGGAAGCGGCCCGCGAGGCCGAGGAAGAAAGCCGGCGCCAGCAGACCCAGCTGGAGAGCCTGAGCGGCCGCGTGGCGGCCGCCGAACGCCGCGACGCCCACCGCGTACAGATCACCACCACCGAGCAGCGCCTGACCGCCGCTGAGGAGGAGACCGAGAAAGCCGCCCAGGCCCACATCGGCATCCGCCGCCGACGCACCGAAGGAATGGCCGCCGAACTCGCCACTGGCCTCACCGACGGTGCACCGTGCCCGGTATGCGGCTCCTGCTCCCACCCCAATCCCGCGCAGGCACCTGACGGGCATCCCACGCGCGAGGACGAACAAGCCGCCGAGAAGACCCACCAGCGCCTGAAGCAGCAGTGCGACAAGATCGCGGCCGAGCTGCACAAGCTGCGCGAGGACGCCGCCGCTGCCACGGGCGAAGCCGGCGACACCCCGCTGGACAGCCTCAAAGCCGACCACGAGACACTCACCAAGCAGCTGGCCGACTCCCTCAAGCGAGCCGCCGACCGCAGGAGTGCCGAGGAGGAACTCCTCGCGCTCGACCGCGAACACACGGCTATGACCGAGCAGGACAGCACCGCAACCGCAGGCCTGTCCGACCGCAACGCCAACTACGACAACCTGTCCCAGCGGCACGCAGAACTCACCGCGAAACTCGACGCCGCCCGCGGCACCGCGCCTACCCTCGCGGCCCGCATCGACGACCTCACCCGCTCCGCCGATCACCTCGAGCAGGCAGCCGAGGCGTCCCGCACCGCAGCCAACGCCACCCAGACCCTGCACACGCGCACCAGCGAAGCCACCGACGCTGCGACATCACAGGGGTTCGGCACGCTCACCGAAGCCGAACAGGCCCAGCTCAGCGAGCAGGCCCTGACCGACCTCGAGGAAGAGATCAACAAGTGGCGCGCGGCCCGTGCCTCCCACCAAGCCGTCCTCGACGATCCCGTCCTGCAGGAAGCAGCCGCCCAACCGGCTGCCGACGTCGAAACGGCGGCAGCCCGGCGCGCCGCAGCAGACGAGCAGCACGCCCAAGCGGTCACTGCCTCCAGCACCGCACAGACCCGCACCACTGACCTCACCGACCTCACCACCGCTTTGGCCGAAGTCGTCGAGCGCCTCAAGGCACTCGAGCAGGCCCACAGCACCGCCCGCCACCTCGCCGACCTCGCCACCGGCACCGCATCCGGCACCCGGGTCCGCATGCAACTGGAGGCCTACGTCCTGGCCGCCCGCCTCGAACAGGTCGTCACCGCGGCCAACACCCGCCTGCACCTGATGTCCGAAGGCCGCTACACCCTGCGCCACTCCGACCACCAAGCCGCCCACGGCGCCCGCTCCGGCCTCGGCCTGGAAATCACCGACGCCTGGACCGGCCACCCCCGCAAGACCGACACCCTCTCCGGCGGCGAATCCTTCTTCGCCTCCCTCTCCCTCGCCCTCGGCCTGGCCGACGTCGTCACCCACGAAGCCGGCGGCAACCCCCTGGACACCCTCTTCATCGACGAAGGCTTCGGCACCCTCGACGACGACACCCTCCACAACGTCCTCGACGTCCTGGACTCCCTACGCGCCCACGACCGCACCGTCGGCGTCATCAGCCACATCCCCGAACTACGCCGCCGCATCACCCAGCGCCTCCACGTCCGAAAAGGCCCCACCGGCTCCACCCTCGCCCACCTGACCGAAGCAGCCGAATAACCTGGCCAGGAGAGCGGAGCTTTCGCCCCGCCCTCCTGAGCACCCAGCCGACCTCACGGAGCGCTGCACCTCCATGGCTCCCGACATTGAGCTACGGCCCCACCAAAAGGAAGCCGTTGCCGCCGCTGCCGCCACGCTCCGCAACCACACCCGCGCGAGCGTGATCGCCGCCTGCGGCACGGGCAAAACCCTGATCGCCGCTCGCACTACCGCCCGTATCACCCCTCGCGGCCGAGTCCTGGTACTCCTGCCCACACTGGACCTGCTGTCCCAGACGATCCGCTCCTGGCGCGCAGCCGGGCGCAAAGGCACCACCGTCGCCGTGTGCTCCGCGCGCCAGGCCCTCGACCACGAACCGCTCGGCGCCGACACCCCCCTCACCACCGACCCCGGCGAGCTCACCACCCAGGCCACCCCTCCGCGCACCGGCCCGGTCACCGCGTACGCGACCTACGCCTCCCTGTCCGCAGTCCTCGCCGCCCACCACGACCACCATCTGCCCCCCTGGGACCTCGTAGTCGTCGACGAAGCCCACCGAACCGCCGGCCGTCTCGGCAAGGCCTGGGCAGCCGTCCACCACGACGACCAGCTCCCCGCCGCCCGCCGCCTCTACCTGACCGCCACCCCCCGCCTTTGGGATCCCGACGACGCCCAGGACGGCGACGTCGAGGCGGTGGCCTCCATGGACGACGAGAGCCTGTTCGGCCCGGTCGCCTACCGGCTGACCCTCTCCGACGCCATCGACCTCGGCCTGCTGGCCGACTACCAGATCCTCGTCCCCGTCGTCACTGACGAAGACCTGCGTGACTGGCTTGCCACCGGCCCCGGAGCCGGCGTCGACGGCCTGCGCTTGGCCGGCCGCCAGGTCGCAGCCCTGCGCGCCATTCACGACCACCGGCTGCGCCGCATCCTCACCTTCCACCACCGCGTCGCCGACGCCCGCGCCTTCGCCACCACCCTGCACGAGACAGCAGCCACCCTCCCCGCCTCCTTGCGCCCCGAGGGATTGTGGGCGGACTGGATCAGCGGCCACCACACCCCCCAGGTCCGCCGCCGCCTCCTGCTCGAGTTCGCCTCCCATACCGACCCCCACACCCCGGCCGTCCTGTCCAACGCCCGTGTCCTGGGAGAGGGCATCGACGTGCCCGCCATCGACGCCGTCGTCTTCGCCGACCCCAAGAACAGCCCCGTCGACACCGTCCAGGCCGTCGGCCGCGCCCTGCGCCAAAAGCCCGGCGCCGGCAAGAAGGCCACCCTCGTCGTCCCCGTCTACCTAACCCCCGGTGAAGACCCCGACGATCTCCTCGGCGCTGACGCCTACACCCCCCTGTGGCGCACCATTCAGGCCCTGCGGGCCCACGACGACCGCCTCGAGGCGCGCCTCGCCGACCCCCGCACCCACCGTCCCACCATGCCCGGCGAGGACCCCGATGCCTGGCTGCACTTCGACCGTCCCACCCAGGCCGAAGAAGTCGCCCTCGCCCTCTCGCTTCGGGTCCTGGCTCCCAAGAGCGCTGAATGGCGCCGCGGCCTGACAGCCGCCCGCTGCTACCACCGCACCCACCACCACCTCGACGTCCCCCAGACCTACGAGGACACCACCGGCTACCCCCTGGGCCGCTGGCTCACCTGGCAGCGCCACCTGCACACCACCGGCGTCCTCGATCCGGCTCGCGCCCAGGCCCTCGAACGCCTCGGCATCATCTGGGACCCCCGCCAGCAGGCCTTCGAGCGGGGACTGGCTCACGCCACCGCCTACGCCTCCCACAACGGCCACCTCGCCGTTCCGGTCGACTGCCTCCACGACGACTTCCCCCTCGGCCGCTGGCTGGCCACCCAGCGCACCCGCGCCCACGACCTCACCGCCCAGCGCGCCGCCGCCCTCACCGCCCTGGACCCGTGGTGGAATCCGCCCTGGCCGCTCACCTGGCAGCGTGCCTACCACACGGCCCGCCGGCAGACAGAACAGAACGCAACTGCCTCACCGGCGGGGGAGTGGCTCGCGGCCCAGCACCGGCGTGCCGACGACCTCCACCCCGAGCAGCGCCGCCTCCTGAGAAACCTGGGACTCAACCTGCCGGACACACCCGCCTCCCACGCCAAGAAACCTCCGCTGTCGGCACGAGAGCGCGCCTTTCAGCATGCACTGGCCGCCGCACGTGCCTTCCGCGAACGAGAGGGCCATCTCAACGTCCCCCAGCGGCACATCGAGCAGATCGACGGCGAACAGGTACGGCTGGGGCAGTGGCTGAGCAACCTGCGCCGCCGCCGCTCCGGCCTGAGCCCGCAGCGGCGAGCAGCACTGCACGAGCTCGGCCTGTGAGCCAGAGCGCCTGAGCCGTCTTCTGCCTGCCCTCGCGGCATGATCGGTTCGCCGCAGGCGCCGCTTTTGGATGCTGCTTCATGGAATTGGCCGGATCCGTCTCCAGACGCCTGGATCAGTGACCGTGCCGCAACGGTGCTCTGAGCGAGTGCGCGCGAGCCAGGCATGACCTGACTGCGCAGGTGGGGCGCACTTTCGGCATCCTCACGCGGGGAGGATCGCCAGCAGGCGCGACCCCCATCCCAGGCGCCCTGGAACCAAGCACTCAACCATGGTCGCATGTCCCGTCATGTCTTGAACTATTCGCTGCTCAGGGCGAGTTGAGCGATCGGTCGTGATCCGTTGTCAGTGTGAGCCGTCAGCATGTCAGTGATTGCGGGGAAGAAACGATCACTGGGGGAGGACCACATGCCGTTTGTCCGGCCGTACGTGCGCTCCGACGGGACGCCAGTACGCGGACACTCCCGATGGGCGCCGGGCGCGCGCCGGGAGATGACCATCTTCGCTCTCTTCGGCCTGGCCGTGTTCGGCATCGGCCACGCCTCGGCGGCAAACGGAACGGACAGCGCGCCGCACCGGCCGTCGGTGACCTACCCGATCCGCTTCGACCACCACGCCGGCAGCACCTCAAAGGACGTCGCGCCACGCCCGACCGTGTCGTACCCGATCAAGTTCGGCACGCCCGAGCCGAGGAAGCCGGCACCTCAGCCGACGGTCTCGTACCCGATCGACTTCTCCACCCTGGGAGCTGAGCGATGACCCGGCGACCACCGGCCAAGCGGCGGACCACCAGCCGCCGACGCGGCCAGCAGGATACGCAAGCCGCCATCCTGGCCGCCGTGGCAGCAATCGTGATCACCGTGTTGGTGGTCAACTGGCTCCTCGCACACTGGTGGCTGCTGCTTATCGCGGCCGTCCCGGCGGTCCTGGGCGGCACCTGGTGGTGGCAGCAGCGGACTCAGCACGCGGAGCAGGAACGGACCCGGGCGCAGGCCCTGCGCTATCAACTGGCGCAGCTGGATGCACTGTCCCATCGCCAGTTCGAGCACGCAGTCCGTGACCTGATGCACCGGGACGGCTGCAGCGATGCCATCCAGGTCGGCGGACGAGGCGACCTCGGCGCGGATGTGAAGGCCACCGACCCGCTCGGGCGGCGCTGGGTGATCCAGTGCAAACACCGCCGCAACGGCGCCCAGGGCACGCCGGTGGGCACCCCAGAACTGCAGGTGCTCAACGGGACAGGCCGCCCGGTCCACAAGGGCGATGTCGTGGTGATGGTGACCAACGGAAGGATCACCCAGCCCGGCCGCGTCTTCGCCCGGCAGCAGCGGCTGCACCTCGTCGACCGCCACGTACTGGCGTCGTGGGCCGCGGACTCGAGACCGCTGTGGGAACTGCTGCCTGCCCTGCCGCCGCCTCGCAGGCCGTCGCAGCTCTCCTGAGCCCTGCTCCTGACCATGCCGGTACCATGCGGTCAGCCCTCCGCCGCACTCGCGCCCGTGAGACGAAGGCAACCACGGCGTTGTCCCGATCTCCGCCCCGAACAAGGGTTCTGCTCGGTATGCGGTCAATGAAGAGCGTCGATGGCCTGTGCGATGAGGGTCCGAGCTTCGGCTCCGTAGACGGCCGCGCCACGTAGCTGTTCGAACGCTTTCAAGTAGAGGGCGATCTCGTCTGGCTGCGTGATCCGTACGCGGGCGGATACGAGTTCGACGCTGACAAGTCGGTCGTCGTAGACGTGGAAGGTCTCGCGGGGCCACTGCCGACGCGAGGCCAAGGCCAAGGGAACGATGCCGACAGAGACTTGGGGCAGGGCGCCGGCGGTCAAGAGGTAGCCGAGCTGGGCCGCCATTGCGTCGGGATCGCAAACCTGGTGGCGCAGGGCTGCTTCCTCGATCACCGCCACGAGCCGGTGTCCGGGTTCGTGGATGATCCGGCTGCGCTCGACGCGGGCCCGGGCCGCTTGCACGCTGTCGTCCCCGGGGACGTCGTGGAGGCTGGCGCTGGTGTGCAGGATGCCCCCGGCGTAGCCCTCGGTCTGCAGCAAGCCGGGCACGAGGGTCGAGGAGTAGATGCGGAACAGCGCCGTGCTCCGGTACAGCTCGAGATAGCTGTCCTGGAGCTGGCCCAATCCGCTGCGGACTTGGCGCCGCCATTGGGTGTAGGCGGTCTTGGCGTCGCGGGACTCGGCGATGATGCCGTCGGCCTGGTCGTCGGCGCCGCATGCGTGGCACCAGCGGCGGATGTCGTCGGGGGTGGGTGCTGTGTGGGCGTTTTCCAGGCGGGATGTCTTGGGGTGGGTCCAGCCGCACCGTGCGGCGAGTTCGGCGTTTGGGGCGTTGTAGGCGGTCGGCGCAGATTGCTTCGGCTTCCGTCCGGAGAGCCCATCGAGGGCGTTGATCAGCTTGCCGCAAGGGGAGAGCAGATCTCTTGGCGATGGTACCGACTACGCCTGTCACGCTGAGGTGAGGCGTGTCGCCAAGGGCTGCGTATATCAGCTGGCCAGCCACAGGCCGGCGTTGTTCGTGTGCATGGCGGTCAGCCACGCCTGTACCGCTTCACGATTGACCTCTTCGACGGGGTAGTTGCGCGTGCGGACCACCTCACGAGCGCCGGGTGACCAGTCGACGGTGGCCACCAAGAGTCCGGTACGGGCTTTCTCCCAGGCGACATCGGCGGCGAGAGCCTTGACCACCACCTTGCTGATCTTGCGGCGCTCACGCTTGCACTGCACGATCACCAGGGGTGGAGCTTCGCCATCGGTGGCACGGCCGGATTCCCATAGCCTGATGTCGACGCCGTTGTCGTTGCGTCCCGGGCCGAGCTCGACGCGGAAGCCTGCCCGGTGGAAGTGCTCGGCCACCAGGGCCTCGAACTTCCTCCAGTGGATGGCGGCGAGTTCTTCGTAGTTGCCGACCAGGAAAGGAACGAACCGCTGGTCGAAGAACCGGCCGTAGGAGGCTGTCACGGAGTCCGAAGTGAACAGGTCGGCCAGCTTCACGACATCGCTCCATTCGACGGTACGCACCCACCTCTTCCACGGGTCGGAAGCATCCCGGAAGTCCTCCACCTCGAAGACGACGTCGATGGCTGCAGCAAGAGCATCTCCGTGCCAGCGACGGGCTGTCTCCCGTAACCGGTCGCGCACAGCAGGTGGCTGAGTGTCCATCTGCATGAAGCGCAGCAGCTGCCGACCCCGTTCCTCCAGGGCTTCGAGCGACGCCCGCTCTTGCTCGGTACCCAAAGTGAGCACGGTGTCGATGAAACCGAGCACCTGCCACGCCAGCTCTCCGTCCTGCAGCCGGTCGCGTACTCGGTCGGCGAGGGATCTCATGGCGCGTACCGCACCGGGCTGGACGAAGGAGTCCGCCACACAGCGGCTCATGATCTCGTAGGCTTCACTGCGCATCCGCACTGTCCCGGCCTCGCGCGGCGGATACAAGTGCGGGTAGCCGTGGCGTTGGAGGCTGGCCAGGATGTCGGATTCCATGATGGCCAGTCCTGCCCGGTAACCGACCATCTCGGTCAGGCGTTCGGCAACGAGGCGTCGGCTGGCGGGGAAGGCTCCCATGAGATTCTCCGGTGTGGGTGGGCGAACAGGGTAGGACCGGCTCTGCTAGGGGCGGAGGTGGTGCTTCCAGGTGGTGGAGTCTTCGGCGCAGTCGTGCGGAGGCCGGGCGGCGAACCTGCTCATGACGGGAACTCGGGGCTCATAGGGCAATTGGCTGCCGGTGCCTTGATGAGCCAACGTCCAGCAGACTGCCACGTACGTGCAGTCCATTGGCGAGCGGGGTCGAGAAGCCGTCGTCAGCGACCCTGCGGGTGCGGCCTTGCCTGCCTGTCAAGGCCGGTGGGGCTGGCCGCGGCAGGTGACGAGCCCCACGGCGGTGCCCGGGCCAGCGGCGTCAAGCCGCTGGCCTGGCCACCATGCCTGCACGGCGGCGTCAGGATTGGTCGCCGGCTGGAGTGCCGTCCTCGGCCGGGCTGGTGTCGCCGATGGCCTCGGCGTTCTGATCGTCGGCCAATGCGCTGCGGCGGTATTGGGGGTGATCGAGGTCCATCTGCTGGGCGGCGTGCAAGGGGACGGGGTAGCGGGTGCGGTTGGCCCAAGCCAGGGGCTGGTGGCACAGACGGGCCGCGGTCAGCGCCAGGGACTGGGGCTCGATCGGGGCCGTATCCAGGTTCTCGCCGGTGCCCGCAGGGCTGGCGGTGATGATGGGGTAGATCTCGGTGGCGGTCATGCTGTACCAGTTGGGGCGGACTTCGTTCTTGCGCCGGTTGTCGGGGTCGCTGGAGCCGTGGCTGGCGGTCCAGCGGGTGATGGCTTCGCCGAGGCGGCCGGCTCCGGCGCCGTCGAACTGGGGCGGGACGGTGGCCAGCAGCCAGGTGGGGGAGCCGAAGTCGGGTGTGACCTGGTAGAGCAGGTTGGTGACCTTGTTGGTGCGGGCCACGGTGCCGTCAACACTGCGGTGGCTGACCCGGACGGGGCGCGGCACCTCGTCCATGTCCTTGTTGATGCGTACCACGGCCAGCGGGCGTTCGCGGGCTTGGAGGGTGCTGGCGGGCAGCCAGGTGCTGTTGCGTGTGGGTTGCTGGCCCTGGCGGCGATTGTGCAGGCCCAGCCACAGGCGGCGGGTGGCCACGCCGTCGACGGTGACGGTGTAGGGGGCGCCGTCGAGATAGTCGTAGAGGTCGGCCAGAGCCTGGTCGATGTGCCGGGCCACTGTCTTGAGGCCGCGGTTGTCGTCATCGAAGTCGGTCATCTTGCCGGTGGGGTAGGCGTCCGCGTGGAAGGCGGCCTGCGCCTGGTGGTAGGGCTCCCAGCGGCGGTGGGTGTAGCTCCAGCCGTGCAGGGTCCAGGCCCCGCCAGGGTGGGCGGGAGGCTTCAGGACGCTGGCGGTCACGCAGATCTTGGCGGTGCGGTCCTTGCCCTGGCGGCTCTGGCGGCGCACGTGGATGCCGCAGTGCGCGACCTGATCGGCCGCGTGGGGGCCGATGGCATCGACCATGACCTGGTCGATGCGGCGGTCGATGATGCCCAGGCTCCGGCACAGGTCCAGCAGTGACAGGACCACCTGATGGTCGGTCTGTTTCCCGTTGAGCTTCTTGCGCTTGGCTTCCTTGCGCTCAGCGGTGAACTGGGAGACGAATCCG contains these protein-coding regions:
- a CDS encoding exonuclease SbcCD subunit D: MRFLHTSDWHLGRRFHGEDLIPAQRAFLDHLVDTARAENVDAVLVAGDIYDRAIPSLDAVRLFSRALHQLADLGVPIIMISGNHDSAHRLGVGSGLFARAGIHLRTDPDTCDVPVVLNDADGPVAVYGIPYLEPSMVRTQLEADAASHRAVLTAALDKIHADLTDRQPAGTRSVVLAHAFVTPGTGQSEESRVEESTSERDISVGGVAHVGADVFDGIDYIALGHLHGPQKITDRAHYSGSPLPYSFSEAGHTKSFTLVDLTPGTAPAVTRLPCPTPHRLERIQGHLEDLLNDPAHEPLKDAWLEVTLTDPALPFEAMARLRRRFPHTLSLKPPRRAFIPAQATDTPTYTQRLQGRSELDIACDFIADLRGSAPTPDEHALLQQAVDAARVNELQKETV
- a CDS encoding AAA family ATPase; translated protein: MRLHHLTLQAFGPFAGTHTVDFDALSADGLFLLHGDTGAGKSTLFTAICFALYGEPPVDRDLMLRSHHAPADLLTQVTLDVTISGHRLLIDRIPQQMRPKKNSTGETLQKAETRLSRWTTDSSGKGHWEASSKSHQETGKEIKDLLGMSRTQFCQVVLLPQNEFTKFLYADAGKRRELLGKLFHTDRYAFIERWLSDHSRTTQKNRDAARDEVLHLAARIHQAAGPDLKSQYDAPTPDAAHDLTDPALTWANDLIQASQADALTAQANAESAKKNQLAQQKLEAAARDLHRQQTTYATAREQLDRLDKQTPHQEALGRRREQARRAQQLAPLLHALSTARADHTRAQSRESDARTQLLPEHAALQAADLATAGQRIRADIAVLNTLLPEETGLHQLTAELKRIDAERQDFALQQRTARDWLEEETAQRAALEIRREAAREAEEESRRQQTQLESLSGRVAAAERRDAHRVQITTTEQRLTAAEEETEKAAQAHIGIRRRRTEGMAAELATGLTDGAPCPVCGSCSHPNPAQAPDGHPTREDEQAAEKTHQRLKQQCDKIAAELHKLREDAAAATGEAGDTPLDSLKADHETLTKQLADSLKRAADRRSAEEELLALDREHTAMTEQDSTATAGLSDRNANYDNLSQRHAELTAKLDAARGTAPTLAARIDDLTRSADHLEQAAEASRTAANATQTLHTRTSEATDAATSQGFGTLTEAEQAQLSEQALTDLEEEINKWRAARASHQAVLDDPVLQEAAAQPAADVETAAARRAAADEQHAQAVTASSTAQTRTTDLTDLTTALAEVVERLKALEQAHSTARHLADLATGTASGTRVRMQLEAYVLAARLEQVVTAANTRLHLMSEGRYTLRHSDHQAAHGARSGLGLEITDAWTGHPRKTDTLSGGESFFASLSLALGLADVVTHEAGGNPLDTLFIDEGFGTLDDDTLHNVLDVLDSLRAHDRTVGVISHIPELRRRITQRLHVRKGPTGSTLAHLTEAAE
- a CDS encoding restriction endonuclease, with amino-acid sequence MTRRPPAKRRTTSRRRGQQDTQAAILAAVAAIVITVLVVNWLLAHWWLLLIAAVPAVLGGTWWWQQRTQHAEQERTRAQALRYQLAQLDALSHRQFEHAVRDLMHRDGCSDAIQVGGRGDLGADVKATDPLGRRWVIQCKHRRNGAQGTPVGTPELQVLNGTGRPVHKGDVVVMVTNGRITQPGRVFARQQRLHLVDRHVLASWAADSRPLWELLPALPPPRRPSQLS
- a CDS encoding DEAD/DEAH box helicase, with protein sequence MAPDIELRPHQKEAVAAAAATLRNHTRASVIAACGTGKTLIAARTTARITPRGRVLVLLPTLDLLSQTIRSWRAAGRKGTTVAVCSARQALDHEPLGADTPLTTDPGELTTQATPPRTGPVTAYATYASLSAVLAAHHDHHLPPWDLVVVDEAHRTAGRLGKAWAAVHHDDQLPAARRLYLTATPRLWDPDDAQDGDVEAVASMDDESLFGPVAYRLTLSDAIDLGLLADYQILVPVVTDEDLRDWLATGPGAGVDGLRLAGRQVAALRAIHDHRLRRILTFHHRVADARAFATTLHETAATLPASLRPEGLWADWISGHHTPQVRRRLLLEFASHTDPHTPAVLSNARVLGEGIDVPAIDAVVFADPKNSPVDTVQAVGRALRQKPGAGKKATLVVPVYLTPGEDPDDLLGADAYTPLWRTIQALRAHDDRLEARLADPRTHRPTMPGEDPDAWLHFDRPTQAEEVALALSLRVLAPKSAEWRRGLTAARCYHRTHHHLDVPQTYEDTTGYPLGRWLTWQRHLHTTGVLDPARAQALERLGIIWDPRQQAFERGLAHATAYASHNGHLAVPVDCLHDDFPLGRWLATQRTRAHDLTAQRAAALTALDPWWNPPWPLTWQRAYHTARRQTEQNATASPAGEWLAAQHRRADDLHPEQRRLLRNLGLNLPDTPASHAKKPPLSARERAFQHALAAARAFREREGHLNVPQRHIEQIDGEQVRLGQWLSNLRRRRSGLSPQRRAALHELGL
- a CDS encoding restriction endonuclease; this translates as MGAFPASRRLVAERLTEMVGYRAGLAIMESDILASLQRHGYPHLYPPREAGTVRMRSEAYEIMSRCVADSFVQPGAVRAMRSLADRVRDRLQDGELAWQVLGFIDTVLTLGTEQERASLEALEERGRQLLRFMQMDTQPPAVRDRLRETARRWHGDALAAAIDVVFEVEDFRDASDPWKRWVRTVEWSDVVKLADLFTSDSVTASYGRFFDQRFVPFLVGNYEELAAIHWRKFEALVAEHFHRAGFRVELGPGRNDNGVDIRLWESGRATDGEAPPLVIVQCKRERRKISKVVVKALAADVAWEKARTGLLVATVDWSPGAREVVRTRNYPVEEVNREAVQAWLTAMHTNNAGLWLAS